The Bacillota bacterium DNA segment TCGTTGTTGCAAGCGGCGATGATGCCCGCCACGTGGGTGCCGTGGCCGTTGTCATCGATGACGTTCGTCGTCTCGTTGATGCAATCGAAGCCGCCGTCGATGTTGGCTTTGAGGTCCGGGTGGTTCATGTCAATTCCCGTGTCAAGGACGGCCACACGCACACCTCTGCCGCTCGCATGGGCCCACGCCTCGGGCGCCCGGACCTTGGCGATTCCCCACGGGACTATCTGCTGGCGCGGACGCGGGCGCGGTCTCGGGACGAAAAAGCAAGCGCTGTTTATGGAGATGACGAGGTCGTCCTCGACCCACGCCACCTCGCCCGCGCGCGAAAGGAGGCCCATGGCCGTAGCTTCCTCGGGGAAAACGCATGCAGCGCCGTTGACGATCGGCAGTTGCTTCTTGAGCTTTCCTCCGCACTCCTCAACTATGGAGCGGACCCTGTCAGGGTCCACGTCGGGCTTGAACAACACGATCTTGCGGACGGGCCGGGGCCCTGTGTCCCGTGCGCTCTGGCGCAGTCTGCGCACGAGAGCGGCAAGTGCCATGAGGTAGACGACATAACTCGGGAGCATGCGTCTAATCCTCCTTTATGGCAGACTTCGATGACGCTAAATGATATTCCGAACGAGAGACGACGGTGAGTCATGGAACCGCGCGGCGCCGGGCTCCGCGCAGAAGGGCCCCGGCCCTGGAGGCCGAAGGCCCTTCGTGCGAGGAGGCTGTGAGTTGGTACCGAGGTCATGCTCGCCGGGCATAGCTTGCGGCGAGCGTTGTGGAGAACGCCACGAGCTGCGGCAGCAACAGAACGAACAGGAGTATGATGATCCACCAGTGTTCGAGTTGCTGTACCACCTTTTTGCTCCTCCCCGGTTCCCCGGCTTCACCCGCCCGCCGGACGCGTCACGCGTTCTTGCTCCACGGGAAGAACGGGAAGAAGATGAGGAACATTGGGATGAGGAGGATGAAGAGCAATATGATTATCCACCAGAATTCGAGCTCCTGGGTCATGAGAAGCCCCCCTTTCCTCACTTTTCATGAGGTTCCGCACCGTCTGGCTCTAGCCCACGCCGGGCCGACCCGCCGGACGGACCACCGGATACTCCCGTTGCCCTGCCTCCCCGCGTGCAGGCCTTCATGGGATCAGGCCTTCTTGCTCCAAGGGAAGAGCGGGAAGAAGACCAGGAACATCGGGATGAGCAGGACGAACAGCAGTATGATTATCCACCAGAACTCGATCTCTTGGGTCACCTGTCATACCTCCCTTCGTCTCCATGCGCAGGGGCACCTGAAGGACCCACCGTCCTTCCTTCTTCGTGCCTAACGACGTCCCCGCCCGCGCGCGATCGCTCCATACGACCCCCGCCTCGCTACTATCATATGGAGCGCCGCCCGGGTTTGCTCCTCGCCACGACACCAGCTCTCATCTCACCGGCTCCATCGCACGCCCGATCCAGGCGTTGGCAGACGCCCAGCCCGGCCCAGGAGGTCCGCCACAGGTCGTCCTGGGCTGCACGCGCCTCTACTTGGCGTCGGTGTACAGGCCGCCCGAGAACGGCGGGCCGTCTCCGGATACAGGTGGGGGCGGGACGGCTGGCGACGGAACGAAGAACGCGAGGATCGCGGCTACCAAGAAGAATATGCTGCCCAAAAGGTCGAGAACGTCTATGATCCTGTCCAGACTGGTCTGCTCCGCAACCCTTCCTCGTAGTCTTTTGAGGAGCACGTCGTGGTCACCTCCTCGAAGGCGACCCTCTCCAAGGCGCGAGCACCTCATCCCTCCTTATCCCTCGGCATGCGGGACGCCCAGATCGCCACCGTCCACCGGGCGCGACGAGAGAGCGTCCTTGACCTCCGCAGGCACGTCTTGCGCGCTCAGGTCAGCGACCGCCTGGAGAACGACGCTCACGAGTTGACGTCGGGTTTCCTCGGGCATTGCGGCGAGTAGCCCCTGAGCGATCTTCGTCAATTCAAGAGGGTCAAAAAGCTGAGACGTAGAGTAACCAAACCCGCTCAGAAGGCCTTTGAGCGTCTCCTGGTTTTCAGGCGAGATCCCCGCTTCACGGAGGATCCCCGCAAGCGACCCTCCCTGGTTTTCCTGAAGACCCTTGCGGATTCTAGCTACAAGTTCCTCCATGTCGTTCGCCATGTGTGTTATGTCCCACCTTCCCGGCCTGGTGCTTCCCGCACGGACCGGAGTACTATGGCAGGGCGGTGCCCTGCGCTGATAGATCGTATTCGGATCGGGGTGCTTTGGTGAAGAGGAACAGCCGGCCTAAGGCTGCCAGCGCCTACGGGGGAAGTGGGAGACCTGCGCCGCCTCGCACAGTTGTGAGCCAGCCTCATATAATGTAGTGCCGACCGTACGAGACTCTACGGGTATAGATAGGCAGCGGGGTGGTTTTCCATGGAGGTTCAGGATACCAGGGATTCCCGTCGAGAGATACAGACGTTACAGGAGGCGGTCGCCCAGCAGACCTTGATACTGCAACGGTTGGAGCGAGGCCTCAAAAGGCTCGAGGAATCTTACGACAACGTGTCGTTGAGGCTCGAAGCCATCGAAACCGCCCGGCAAGGAAACGGCCCGGGGGGCGCGGCCCTTGCGCCTGAGAAGGGGCAGGCCGGAAACACCGGGAACGCTGCAAAACCCACCGTCGGGAACAGGGAGTACATGCGAGATCGGGCTTCCCGCGCGCACAGCAGCCCGGCCGCCACGAACGTCCCAGAGGCCGTGAACGCCCCCGCCGCTAACCCCCGACCACCCGAACCCGGCGAACCCACGCAAGGCGACGGCGGACAAAGCGAGACCCCGGCAAGGCCCGGCACGCCGGCTTCGCGCCCGGATCTGCTCGCCCGTGCGAAGGTAGCCATCCGCAGCGCCATCGCCGACGGCACCGTGAACAACACTTTGGACAAGGTCCAATCCTCGCTCAAGCTGGCTGACGAGGCAGCGGGGGCTCTTGCCCAGATCAGCGCGCTTGTCAAGTCCTCGCTGACCGAAAGCGCAAGCTTACAGGGATCCGGACCGCCTCCCATCCCGGGCGGCTCCATCACGCTCCTCCTGGAGCTTGCAAAGACGCCGCAGTTCCAAAGGTTTGCCGCGAGCATGCTCACGCAGTTCCTGAAAGATGCGGACCCGGCCGCTCGGGAGTCCACAGGCTAGCCTGACCGGACCCAACCGAACCGGGGCGCGACCTGCCCGACTTCGAAAGGAGGTAGCGTAGATGACCCAGGAATTCTATACCATAATGTGGATAATCCTCATCTGCCTCATCGTATTCATTCCCATCATATTCCTGTTCTTCTTCATCCCGCTTGGCTCGAAGGCGAACTGATGAAGAAAAGCAACGCCACCGCCACGTCGCGACCGAGGGGGTGGGCGCCATCCGGGCAGCCCACCCCCTCGGTCGTGCGCCCATTCGCAGGCCGGTCCCGTGATGCACCGTTTGTCAAGGCACCCCGCTCGGAACGCCCTCCCCGGGGGGCAAAACCCGCAACCCTAGCGGCGTCAAGAAAGCAGACGAAAACTTATGGCGCCGTACCTAGAGCTACAAGCCGAGCGCCCGCCCTGTCAGGTTAGCTATCTCCGCAATGGTGTCGGCAACGGGCACGCCCACGGCCCGGAACGCCCTCACCTTCGACTCCGCAGTTCCCATGCTGCCCGAGACTATAGCACCGGCGTGCCCCATGCGTTTGCCGGGCGGTGCGGTGCGCCCCGACACGAAGGCGATCACCGGCTTACTCATGTGATCGCGGATGAACGCCGCCGCGTCTTCCTCGTCCTGCCCGCCGATCTCACCGATGAGGACCACTGCCTTGGTGCTTGGATCCTGCTCGAACTCGGCAAGGCAATCGACGAAGGTCGTCCCGATGACCGGGTCGCCGCCGACGCCCACACACGTAGACTGCCCTATCCCCGTGGACGTCAGGAGGTTCACCACCTCGTACGTGAGCGTCCCGCTTCTCGACACGAGTCCGACCGGGCCGGGAACAAAGATGCGCCCCGGCATGATCCCCACAAGGGTTTCGCCGCTCGTCACGATCCCCGGGCAGTTCGGCCCGATGATGCGTCCTCTCCAGCCACGTGCTTTCGCAGCGTCAAGCACGGCCAGCACGTCCAAAGTCGGTATGCCCTCCGTAATGCACACCACCGTCTCGACCCCGGCCGCGAGCGCCTCGGCCACGGCATCAGCGGCCGCAGGAGCCGGCACGAACACGCACGACGCGTTGGCGCCCGCACGTTCCACAGCCTCGGCCACCGTGTCGTACACGGGCACTCCATCCACCTCGGACCCGCCGCGGCCCGGGGTCACACCCGCCACCACGCTCGTGCCATACTCCCTCATGCGGTTTGTGTGGAACCGGCCCTCCCTGCCGGTTATGCCCTGAACGACAAGCCTGGTGCCACTTCCCACGAAGATGCCCATCATACGACCTCCCCCGCGGCAAGCGCCACCGCCCTCTTTGCTGCATCCGCCATGTCCTCCACGGCGATCATCATGGGGGTCCCGCGCAGAAGCGCTCTGCCTTCCTCTTCTCTCGTTCCCACCAGCCGCACGACCATCGGCACGCGCACGCCCACCGACTCCGCAGCCGCAAGAAGCCCGGAGGCCACTTCATCGCAGCGTGTGATGCCGCCGAAGACATTTATGAGGATCGATTTCACGCGGCTGTCCATGAGAATGAGCTCCAGAGCGTTCTTCACCACGTCGGCCCTGGCCCCGCCGCCAATGTCCAGGAAGTTCGCGGCGCGGCCACCCTCGGCGCTGATGGCGTCGAGCGTGGCCATGACGAGGCCCGCGCCGTTTCCGATGACGCCGATGT contains these protein-coding regions:
- the sucD gene encoding succinate--CoA ligase subunit alpha; this encodes MGIFVGSGTRLVVQGITGREGRFHTNRMREYGTSVVAGVTPGRGGSEVDGVPVYDTVAEAVERAGANASCVFVPAPAAADAVAEALAAGVETVVCITEGIPTLDVLAVLDAAKARGWRGRIIGPNCPGIVTSGETLVGIMPGRIFVPGPVGLVSRSGTLTYEVVNLLTSTGIGQSTCVGVGGDPVIGTTFVDCLAEFEQDPSTKAVVLIGEIGGQDEEDAAAFIRDHMSKPVIAFVSGRTAPPGKRMGHAGAIVSGSMGTAESKVRAFRAVGVPVADTIAEIANLTGRALGL